One Rhododendron vialii isolate Sample 1 chromosome 2a, ASM3025357v1 genomic region harbors:
- the LOC131317264 gene encoding uncharacterized protein LOC131317264 — MIDHIFNDPNWEPRKIAGEKNRNTPVDGFSVASRGHTLGSRSFAAAITIEADKPNGKVPDLCERYQASHTLKDGGWIDPQCAEIHARMVVTRDEAAQSGCSLTDEELSRIHLGEAKYYIRGFGVGPRPSSFSSQSSSNLARQELQRVQSELELLREERRKEREEYERRWEEERNKRDEEQRQRDEQRQREFDELKDMLIRQIHARDNI, encoded by the exons ATGATTGATCATATATTCAACGATCCAAATTGGGAG CCCCGCAAAATAgctggggaaaaaaatagaaatactCCAGTAGATGGTTTCTCTGTGGCTTCTCGTGGTCATACTTTGGGTTCTCGATCATTTGCTGCTGCAATCACCATTGAG GCAGACAAGCCTAATGGAAAGGTGCCAGATTTATGTGAGAGATACCAGGCATCACATACATTGAAAGACGGTGGATGGATCGATCCTCAATGTGCTGAGATACAT GCAAGGATGGTGGTCACGCGAGATGAGGCCGCTCAATCAGGATGTTCGCTGACGGACGAAGAACTTTCGAGGATTCATCTTGGGGAAGCAAAGTATTACATAAGGGGATTTGGGGTTGGCCCGAGGCCCTCATCCTTCTCTTCCCAATCCAGCTCCAACTTAGCACGGCAAGAGCTGCAGAGAGTCCAATCTGAGCTGGAGTTACTTCGTGAGGAGCGACGAAAAGAACGAGAGGAGTATGAAAGACGTTGGGAGGAGGAGAGAAACAAGCGTGATGAGGAGCAAAGGCAAAGGGATGAACAAAGGCAGCGTGAGTTTGATGAACTGAAAGACATGCTGATAAGGCAAATACATGCACGAGACAATATCTGA
- the LOC131317265 gene encoding S-linalool synthase-like, which translates to MNSQIDCSAPLPSTPACTYFVLPKKLTPFVHWQKEQLDGKTNLVLLHLKGNPKAEIEDSISYVKGMLDEKKTKLLEHALMDYGSNDLPKPCKLLHLSCLKVFHMFYNSSNQFDSDTELFHDIKRGIYIPPENPVPRRILSPSKTETKCSKVKARLMGESGYQGGWNFNTGQKFARSATPIPVGRDKVIIPPKFGLCFPVTKDFQWTAGVRGNFGRAFILGRGY; encoded by the exons ATGAACAGTCAGATCGActgctcggcaccgctgccaagcacccccgcTTG TACGTATTTTGTTTTGCCTAAAAAGCTCACACCATTTGTGCATTGGCAGAAGGAGCAACTAGATGGGAAAACAAATCTTGTTTTGCTCCACCTAAAAGGCAATCCAAAGGCAGAGATTGAAGACTCAATTTCCTATGTCAAAGGGATGCTAGAtgagaagaaaacaaagttaTTGGAGCATGCTTTGATGGATTATGGCTCCAATGATTTGCCTAAACCATGCAAGCTTCTCCACTTATCATGCCTGAAAGTCTTTCACATGTTTTACAACTCTTCCAATCAATTCGACTCGGATACAGAACTATTTCACGACATTAAAAGAGGGATTTACATTCCTCCGGAGAATCCAGTCCCTAGACGAATTCTATCTCCTTCCAAAACGGAAACGAAATGTTCAAAAGTTAAGGCTCGTTTGATGGGCGAATCCGGATATCAAGGCGGCTGGAATTTCAATACTGGACAGAAATTTGCACGGAGTGCTACTCCAATACCTGTTGGGCGTGACAAAGTCATTATCCCACCGAAGTTCGGGTTGTGCTTTCCGGTGACAAAGGATTTCCAGTGGACTGCAGGGGTTAGAGGTAACTTCGGCAGAGCGTTTATCTTGGGAAGGGGCTATTAG